A single region of the Chthoniobacterales bacterium genome encodes:
- a CDS encoding DNA methyltransferase, producing the protein MADGASPIDTFIAYWSAAEASERANAQPFLIGLADLLDVPRPDNSHAGGYSFEFPVRIPTGPGTYSDGRIDLYRRGCFVLEAKQFFAPKAEQTDLDLVAIASGAAVAKKKTGPIRGSDAWDDAMIRARGQAERYARALPAEEPAPPFLLIVDVGHSIEVYADFTQAGKSYLPFPDPRTFRLRLEDLGDEKVRARLRGIWLEPLALDPSKVSAEVTREIAGYLAVLASSLEKAGHAPRIVAEFLTRCLFCMFAEDVGLLPKDSFRGLLESLRSSPEGFVPKLRQLFAEMQTGTDFSVILNKKLLRFNGGLFADASVLPVDGTQLGILIQAAGKQWKDVEPAIFGTLLERALNPEERHQLGAHYTPRAYVERLVLPTVVEPLRAEWDAIRAAALVHAQRGELAKARAEITGFHNRLCEVTVLDPACGSGNFLYVALEHLKRLEGEVLDVAAGFGENLLLDLATHSVDPHQFLGIELNPRAASLAELVLWIGYLQWHFRTRGQSLPAEPVLKKFRNIQCRDAVLAWDGDPQPARDEQGEVITVWDRRSQKTDFVTGRPVPDESKRLPLLTYPNARPAGWPKTDYVVGNPPFIGNKRMRDALGSGYTEALRTAYPSVPETADFVMYWWEKAATLTESDALRRFGFITTNSLRMIFNRGVVHSHLKKLSLIFAIPDHPWVDTAEGAAVRIAMTVGAAGELTGELRTVTVEEPLEDGSAKVAFAAIIGRIAADLKLSDSGQAAMALKANKGMAFTGMYPLGQGFVLLPEEVSAACGTDAEAATVVKPFVIARDLAQVSRKARVIDFYPFEQEDVRRRFPSLFQWVLTRVKPERDVNPVEERRRNWWLFTRPIPALRGAVSSLNRYIAVPRTAKWFTFQFVSAETRPDTSVVAIVTDDAWILGVLSSRIHLAWAVSMAGRLGVGNDTRYQHQETFNPFPFPAADEETKARIRSLGEELDAHRKRVQTQHPGLSLTAMYNVLEALRAGRALTAKEQIIHDQGLVSILRQLHDELDAAVAAAYGWPANLLDAEILTRLVALNAERAAEEADGQIRWLRPEYQAPKGATTQTGLAITTAAVATAKTKVGKTPWPKPLAERVQAVERALQLAAAPVTAAQLSKHFLRAKPEDLAEILETLATLGRAHRTGEKFSF; encoded by the coding sequence ATGGCTGACGGCGCTTCCCCCATCGACACGTTCATTGCCTATTGGTCCGCCGCCGAGGCGTCAGAACGGGCCAATGCACAGCCGTTCCTGATCGGTCTGGCCGACTTGCTCGACGTGCCTCGACCCGACAACTCACACGCGGGCGGCTATTCATTCGAGTTCCCCGTTCGCATTCCCACCGGACCGGGCACTTATTCCGATGGGCGGATCGATCTTTATCGGCGCGGCTGCTTTGTCTTGGAGGCCAAGCAATTCTTCGCTCCAAAAGCTGAGCAGACTGACCTAGATCTCGTTGCCATTGCTTCCGGTGCCGCCGTTGCCAAAAAGAAAACCGGCCCCATCCGTGGCAGCGACGCCTGGGACGACGCCATGATTCGCGCCCGTGGACAAGCCGAACGCTACGCCCGTGCCTTGCCCGCCGAGGAACCCGCCCCGCCCTTTCTGCTCATCGTCGATGTGGGGCACAGCATCGAAGTTTACGCCGACTTTACCCAAGCGGGGAAAAGCTACCTGCCCTTTCCCGACCCGCGCACCTTTCGCCTGCGGTTGGAGGATCTGGGCGATGAGAAAGTCCGCGCCCGCCTGCGTGGCATCTGGCTGGAACCGCTCGCGCTCGATCCCTCGAAAGTCAGCGCCGAAGTCACCCGCGAGATTGCCGGTTATCTGGCCGTGCTGGCGTCTTCGCTGGAAAAAGCCGGGCACGCGCCGCGCATCGTCGCCGAATTTCTCACCCGCTGCCTCTTTTGCATGTTTGCCGAGGACGTGGGGCTTTTGCCCAAGGATAGCTTTCGCGGATTGCTCGAAAGCCTGCGCTCATCGCCGGAGGGATTCGTTCCCAAGCTTCGCCAGCTCTTCGCCGAGATGCAGACGGGCACGGATTTCTCCGTCATTCTCAATAAGAAGCTGCTCCGCTTTAACGGCGGCCTCTTTGCAGACGCCAGCGTGCTTCCGGTGGATGGCACCCAGCTTGGCATTCTCATCCAGGCAGCGGGCAAACAATGGAAAGACGTCGAGCCGGCCATCTTCGGCACCTTGCTCGAGCGTGCGCTCAACCCCGAGGAACGCCATCAACTCGGTGCCCACTACACGCCGCGCGCCTACGTCGAGCGGCTGGTTCTGCCCACCGTCGTCGAACCGCTGCGAGCCGAGTGGGACGCGATTCGTGCGGCGGCTCTCGTCCATGCCCAACGCGGCGAACTCGCCAAGGCGCGAGCTGAGATTACCGGGTTTCATAACCGACTCTGCGAAGTCACCGTGCTCGACCCGGCCTGCGGATCGGGAAACTTCCTCTACGTCGCCCTCGAACATCTGAAACGTCTGGAAGGTGAAGTCCTCGATGTCGCCGCCGGTTTCGGCGAAAACCTCCTCCTCGATCTCGCCACCCACAGCGTCGATCCGCATCAATTCCTCGGAATCGAACTCAACCCCCGCGCCGCCTCGCTTGCCGAGCTGGTCCTCTGGATCGGCTACCTGCAATGGCACTTCCGCACGAGGGGCCAATCGTTGCCCGCCGAGCCCGTCCTCAAGAAATTTCGCAACATCCAATGCCGCGACGCCGTTCTCGCATGGGATGGCGACCCCCAGCCCGCGCGTGACGAGCAGGGCGAAGTGATCACAGTCTGGGACCGGCGGAGCCAAAAAACCGACTTCGTCACCGGACGCCCCGTTCCCGACGAATCAAAACGCCTCCCCCTTCTCACCTATCCAAATGCCCGGCCGGCTGGTTGGCCTAAGACGGATTACGTCGTCGGCAATCCGCCTTTCATTGGAAACAAACGGATGCGCGATGCTCTCGGCAGCGGCTACACTGAGGCGTTACGTACAGCGTATCCGAGCGTCCCGGAAACTGCGGATTTCGTTATGTATTGGTGGGAGAAAGCAGCGACGCTCACCGAAAGCGACGCGCTCCGCAGGTTCGGGTTCATCACCACGAACAGCCTTCGGATGATTTTCAATCGGGGAGTGGTGCACTCACATCTCAAGAAGCTATCACTAATCTTCGCAATTCCTGATCATCCGTGGGTGGACACCGCAGAGGGTGCCGCTGTCCGGATTGCGATGACGGTGGGTGCCGCGGGTGAGCTCACCGGCGAACTGCGTACGGTCACCGTCGAGGAGCCGCTTGAAGACGGTTCGGCCAAGGTAGCCTTTGCTGCGATAATTGGACGCATTGCGGCTGATCTCAAGCTTAGTGACAGCGGCCAAGCTGCAATGGCACTCAAAGCAAATAAAGGTATGGCATTCACCGGGATGTACCCGCTTGGGCAAGGGTTTGTCTTACTACCGGAAGAAGTCTCGGCTGCTTGTGGAACCGATGCGGAAGCGGCGACGGTGGTTAAGCCGTTCGTCATCGCTAGAGACCTCGCGCAAGTGTCGCGGAAAGCACGGGTTATCGACTTCTATCCTTTCGAGCAGGAAGACGTGCGCCGCCGATTCCCAAGTCTTTTCCAATGGGTTCTCACGAGAGTAAAGCCTGAGCGAGACGTTAACCCGGTGGAAGAGCGCCGACGTAACTGGTGGCTATTCACCCGACCTATACCCGCGCTTAGGGGTGCAGTCTCCAGCCTGAATAGATATATTGCAGTTCCACGGACGGCTAAGTGGTTCACTTTTCAATTCGTATCAGCAGAGACTCGCCCGGACACCTCAGTTGTCGCGATTGTGACGGACGACGCGTGGATTCTTGGCGTCCTGTCGTCACGAATTCATCTAGCTTGGGCAGTAAGCATGGCTGGCAGATTAGGAGTCGGAAACGACACTCGTTATCAGCATCAGGAAACCTTTAACCCCTTCCCCTTTCCCGCAGCTGACGAAGAGACGAAAGCCCGCATCCGGTCATTAGGCGAGGAATTGGACGCGCACCGCAAACGTGTCCAGACGCAACACCCCGGCCTCTCGCTCACCGCGATGTATAACGTCCTCGAAGCCCTCCGCGCCGGAAGGGCCCTCACCGCCAAGGAACAAATCATTCACGACCAGGGCCTCGTCTCTATCCTCCGCCAACTCCACGACGAACTCGATGCCGCCGTCGCCGCCGCCTACGGTTGGCCTGCCAATCTACTCGACGCCGAAATCCTCACCCGCCTCGTCGCTCTCAACGCCGAACGCGCCGCCGAGGAAGCCGACGGCCAAATCCGCTGGCTCCGCCCCGAATACCAGGCACCCAAAGGCGCCACCACGCAAACCGGCCTGGCCATCACCACCGCCGCCGTTGCCACCGCCAAAACCAAGGTCGGCAAAACCCCGTGGCCCAAACCCTTGGCCGAACGCGTGCAAGCCGTCGAACGCGCCCTGCAACTCGCCGCCGCCCCCGTCACCGCCGCCCAACTCTCCAAACACTTCCTCCGCGCCAAACCCGAAGACCTTGCTGAAATCTTGGAAACCCTCGCCACTCTAGGTCGTGCGCATCGAACTGGAGAGAAGTTTTCATTTTAA
- a CDS encoding SDR family NAD(P)-dependent oxidoreductase, with the protein MSSPLPSAANPEFAGAQVLVTGAGGFIGSHLCESLVRAGANVRALIRYSSHGSIGNLAFLPPDILSQIEIVAGNIEDSESLQRMFENCTAVFHLAALIGIPYSYHAPRSYLRSNIEGTFNVLEAARRAQIQRLVITSTSEVYGSAQRVPIDETHPLQGQSPYSASKIAAEKLTESYVCSFGLPAVTVRPFNTYGPRQSARAIIPSIISQALHSPEIRLGNLTTTRDLTFVTDTCDGLLRAGLVPDIDGLICNLGVGKRIAIGDLAKLILERMNLEKPIVLSSDRLRPEGSEVLDLESDNRLARERLAWTPQISLSDGIDRVISFLRTQPALADASRYAV; encoded by the coding sequence ATGTCAAGCCCACTTCCCTCTGCCGCCAATCCCGAGTTTGCCGGAGCCCAAGTCTTGGTTACGGGCGCGGGCGGTTTTATTGGAAGCCACCTTTGCGAATCACTCGTTCGCGCGGGCGCAAATGTTAGGGCGCTGATTCGTTATTCGTCTCACGGCAGCATCGGAAACCTGGCTTTTTTACCGCCCGATATTCTCTCGCAAATCGAAATTGTCGCCGGAAATATCGAGGACTCGGAATCCTTGCAACGGATGTTTGAAAACTGCACCGCTGTCTTCCATCTTGCGGCTCTCATAGGCATTCCTTACTCCTATCACGCGCCCCGAAGTTATTTGCGTTCTAACATAGAAGGCACTTTCAACGTCCTCGAAGCCGCCCGCCGTGCCCAGATTCAGAGGCTCGTTATCACCAGCACCTCGGAAGTTTATGGCTCGGCGCAACGCGTGCCAATTGACGAAACGCACCCATTGCAAGGCCAGTCGCCCTATTCCGCCTCGAAAATCGCCGCCGAGAAGCTCACCGAAAGTTACGTTTGCTCCTTCGGCCTACCCGCCGTCACGGTTCGTCCTTTTAACACTTACGGGCCTCGCCAATCAGCGCGGGCGATCATTCCCAGCATTATTTCTCAAGCGTTGCACAGCCCGGAAATTCGCTTGGGAAATCTGACCACCACCCGCGATCTCACTTTCGTCACCGACACTTGCGACGGGTTGCTCCGGGCGGGGCTCGTGCCCGACATCGATGGGTTGATTTGCAACCTCGGCGTCGGTAAACGCATCGCCATCGGCGATCTGGCGAAACTCATCCTCGAACGCATGAACCTCGAAAAACCCATTGTCCTTTCCTCTGATCGCCTGCGCCCTGAAGGCAGCGAAGTTTTGGATTTGGAATCCGACAACCGCCTTGCCCGCGAACGTCTTGCCTGGACTCCGCAAATCAGCCTCAGTGACGGAATCGACCGCGTGATTTCTTTTCTTCGCACTCAACCCGCGCTCGCCGACGCGAGTCGCTACGCTGTCTAA
- a CDS encoding sugar phosphate nucleotidyltransferase, translating to MQALLLAGGKGTRLLPYTTIIPKPLMPIGDMPVMELLVRQLRASGVTEILVAIGHLGSLIEAFFQDGTAFGVSIRYLRENQPLGTAGPLTTALPELGEDFLVLNGDLLTTLNFAKLLQAHRETQADATVSVFPREMKSEFGVIEQDNTGLLIGYHEKPVQTFVVSMGCYAFRRTALLPHLKPGEPLDMPALILRLHDAGANVRCHSQACRWLDIGRPEDHLLANEWFAEYRHEFLPLET from the coding sequence ATGCAAGCTCTCCTGCTCGCCGGCGGCAAAGGCACCCGGCTCCTGCCCTACACGACGATCATTCCAAAGCCGCTCATGCCGATTGGCGATATGCCAGTGATGGAACTCCTCGTGCGCCAGCTTCGCGCCAGCGGAGTTACAGAGATATTAGTCGCTATCGGCCATCTAGGCTCGCTGATCGAGGCTTTTTTCCAAGACGGGACCGCTTTCGGAGTTTCCATTCGCTATCTACGCGAAAATCAGCCGCTTGGCACCGCAGGTCCACTGACTACTGCCCTGCCCGAATTGGGTGAAGATTTCCTGGTGCTGAACGGCGATTTGCTGACTACGCTCAACTTCGCAAAATTGCTCCAAGCCCATCGGGAGACGCAGGCCGACGCCACGGTTTCCGTCTTTCCGCGCGAAATGAAATCCGAGTTCGGAGTCATTGAGCAGGACAACACCGGGCTGCTCATCGGTTACCACGAAAAACCCGTGCAAACCTTCGTCGTGAGCATGGGTTGCTACGCCTTTCGACGCACCGCCCTCCTGCCGCATCTCAAGCCCGGCGAGCCGCTCGACATGCCCGCGCTCATTTTGCGCCTGCACGACGCGGGAGCGAACGTCCGCTGCCATTCCCAAGCCTGTCGTTGGCTCGATATCGGCCGTCCCGAAGATCACCTGTTGGCGAACGAATGGTTCGCGGAATACCGCCACGAATTTCTCCCTTTAGAAACGTGA
- a CDS encoding NAD(P)-dependent oxidoreductase encodes MKRAVVTGGSGFLGRKLQAQLRNEGFSVTSIGRTELGDATQPVNWKTHLVDSQPTVIFHLMGTFHAPDEAAFDAAHWHPTLALMQALTDLAWNDIPLFLLGSVAEYGLVPNERQPISEAEIAQPVSAYGRSKLRVTEMARHSQLRVTVVRLFNVFAADMSIRLMPGAVLAQLGNEVIRTGPLDRIRDFLHADIAMQVLARLAQTDGNEKIINLCSGHGWNLREIVEILAQGKHPIIETPSASASDVRCCIGNNDRLASLIGYRPAIPTAEDFTRLLFL; translated from the coding sequence GTGAAACGAGCCGTGGTGACCGGTGGCAGTGGCTTTCTGGGGCGGAAACTCCAGGCCCAACTGCGCAACGAAGGCTTCTCCGTGACAAGCATTGGGCGCACCGAACTTGGCGACGCCACCCAGCCAGTCAATTGGAAGACACACTTAGTCGATTCGCAGCCCACAGTCATTTTTCATCTCATGGGCACTTTTCATGCACCCGATGAAGCTGCTTTCGACGCGGCTCATTGGCATCCGACCCTGGCTCTTATGCAAGCCTTGACCGATCTGGCGTGGAACGACATCCCGCTTTTTCTGCTTGGCAGCGTGGCGGAATACGGACTCGTCCCAAATGAACGACAACCTATATCAGAGGCAGAAATTGCCCAACCCGTCAGCGCCTACGGTCGGAGCAAACTTCGCGTCACAGAGATGGCTCGCCACTCCCAGTTACGAGTCACTGTCGTCCGGCTTTTCAACGTTTTCGCCGCCGACATGTCCATTCGACTCATGCCTGGTGCCGTGCTCGCACAATTGGGAAACGAAGTCATCCGCACCGGCCCGCTCGACCGAATTCGAGATTTCCTCCACGCCGACATCGCCATGCAAGTCCTCGCCCGACTCGCCCAAACAGATGGCAACGAAAAAATCATCAACCTCTGCAGCGGCCACGGCTGGAACCTGCGGGAAATCGTCGAGATCCTCGCGCAGGGAAAGCATCCCATTATCGAAACCCCTTCCGCTTCTGCGTCCGACGTTCGTTGCTGCATCGGCAATAACGACCGTCTGGCCAGCCTCATCGGCTATCGTCCCGCCATCCCCACCGCCGAGGATTTTACCCGCCTGCTGTTCCTGTGA
- a CDS encoding family 78 glycoside hydrolase catalytic domain encodes MASLQASGEPAHSLTVGEGFVNPLGFHDCKPVFSWQLPDGVKKQTAYHIEARAGDKTWDSGWVNSDQSSFVPYGGAPLNSRQQVEWRVSFRDENGHESSQSEFAHFEMGLLSALDWKAHWIRPVDMPQVPQVECKVARAIYRSKAHPELARDVTDIVQKQPGAFTVGNETLGSDPAPHEVKELRLNYTINGEERAGVYDEKKVVSLLPVQHVAESVGVLRRSFPVNKAVARARVYVTARGLFELELNGEKVGSDHFANGWTSYAKRLDTLTYDVTRQLRQGDNTIQALLGKGWYAGRIGYDSRKPNGRYGEIPELLLQLEVTYQDGSSDIIPSDEKWEGSHAGPIVSSSLYDGEDYDARKVITDWKPVVTEADLGKEQLTPKPFAPVREKETLAVQAITEPVPGHFIFDLGQNMVGWARIKLPVAKDQTIQIRFAEMLLADGTPYTANYRSAKSTDSYTAATNGIIEWQPHFTFHGFRYVELSGLPAGVHPQKDWVTGVVLHSDLTRIGKFESSHAKLNQLQSNITWGWRGNSLDIPTDCPQRDERLGWTGDAQAFCPTAMLNYDCLAFFKSWLGSLRDDQLPDGRIPDVVPEIVGSTGSPGWMEAATIIPWEVYVRTGDWRVLADNFDMMEKLVGWYRKESVNGITDKIQGYGDWLQPYTENMKGDTPFAFLGTAFYAHDAQILADAARVLKRDADATRYAEEAAAVRQAFQKQYFDAEGKLQNAPETQTAYVLALAFNLVPAEAREKAGANLARLVGEAGDHLRTGFLGTPYLAKVLDDTGHGDLAYKLLFQETYPSWFYPINQGATTMWERWNSYTKDKGFGPVSMNSFNHYAYGAIGQWMMERVAGLTVDPANPGFKHFFVRPLIGMQLDSARAELDTPYGKASSAWTKKSGKVAMDIVVPPNTTATIAFPGNRAPETVAAGTYHYEEDLK; translated from the coding sequence ATGGCTTCCCTCCAAGCCTCTGGAGAGCCAGCCCATTCGCTCACAGTCGGCGAGGGATTTGTGAACCCGCTGGGTTTCCACGATTGCAAGCCGGTCTTCTCGTGGCAATTGCCGGACGGTGTCAAAAAACAAACGGCTTACCATATCGAGGCGAGAGCAGGGGACAAAACTTGGGATAGTGGGTGGGTGAACTCCGACCAATCGTCGTTTGTTCCCTACGGCGGAGCCCCGTTGAACTCGCGCCAGCAAGTCGAATGGAGGGTGAGTTTTCGCGACGAAAATGGCCATGAGTCCAGCCAGAGCGAGTTCGCTCATTTCGAGATGGGATTGCTTTCTGCGCTGGATTGGAAAGCCCACTGGATTCGGCCCGTGGATATGCCACAAGTGCCCCAAGTGGAATGCAAAGTGGCCAGGGCTATTTATCGCTCCAAGGCACATCCCGAACTAGCTCGGGATGTTACCGATATAGTCCAGAAGCAACCGGGCGCGTTTACCGTTGGCAATGAGACGTTGGGCAGCGATCCCGCTCCCCATGAAGTGAAGGAACTAAGACTGAACTACACGATCAATGGTGAGGAAAGAGCCGGCGTTTACGATGAGAAAAAAGTGGTGTCCCTGCTACCTGTCCAGCACGTGGCCGAGTCAGTCGGCGTGCTGCGCCGGAGTTTTCCCGTAAACAAGGCCGTGGCGCGGGCGCGAGTCTATGTGACGGCGCGCGGGTTGTTTGAACTCGAACTCAATGGCGAGAAAGTCGGTAGTGACCACTTTGCCAATGGCTGGACGTCTTATGCCAAGCGTCTCGATACCCTGACTTACGATGTCACCCGTCAACTACGCCAAGGAGACAACACGATCCAGGCTCTGCTCGGCAAGGGCTGGTATGCGGGGCGCATTGGCTACGATAGCCGCAAGCCCAATGGACGTTACGGAGAAATACCCGAGTTGTTGCTGCAGTTGGAAGTGACGTATCAGGATGGCTCCAGCGACATCATTCCCTCGGATGAAAAATGGGAAGGCAGCCATGCCGGCCCCATCGTGTCGTCCAGCCTTTATGATGGCGAAGACTACGATGCGCGGAAAGTGATCACGGATTGGAAACCTGTCGTGACGGAAGCCGATCTCGGCAAGGAACAGCTCACCCCGAAGCCCTTTGCGCCTGTGCGGGAGAAGGAAACACTCGCCGTGCAGGCCATCACGGAGCCGGTGCCGGGTCACTTCATTTTTGATCTTGGCCAGAACATGGTCGGCTGGGCACGCATCAAACTTCCGGTGGCAAAGGATCAAACAATCCAGATTCGCTTTGCGGAAATGCTTCTGGCCGACGGCACGCCTTACACCGCCAACTATCGGAGCGCCAAATCCACAGACTCCTACACCGCAGCTACGAACGGCATCATCGAATGGCAGCCGCACTTCACCTTCCATGGCTTCCGTTACGTGGAACTCTCCGGTCTCCCTGCCGGCGTCCACCCGCAAAAGGATTGGGTGACTGGCGTTGTGCTCCATTCTGATCTAACTCGAATTGGAAAATTTGAATCCTCCCACGCCAAGCTCAACCAGTTGCAAAGCAACATCACTTGGGGCTGGCGGGGAAACTCGCTCGACATCCCCACCGATTGTCCGCAGCGCGACGAGCGTCTCGGCTGGACCGGCGATGCCCAGGCGTTTTGTCCCACCGCGATGCTAAACTACGACTGCCTCGCCTTTTTCAAGAGCTGGCTCGGATCCCTGCGCGACGATCAGTTGCCCGACGGCCGGATTCCCGATGTGGTGCCCGAGATCGTCGGCTCCACGGGCAGCCCCGGCTGGATGGAGGCGGCCACGATTATTCCCTGGGAAGTGTACGTGCGCACAGGCGATTGGCGGGTGCTGGCCGACAACTTCGACATGATGGAAAAACTCGTCGGTTGGTATCGCAAGGAATCCGTTAATGGCATCACCGATAAGATCCAAGGATATGGCGACTGGCTTCAGCCTTATACGGAAAACATGAAAGGCGACACGCCCTTCGCATTTCTCGGAACCGCTTTTTATGCACACGATGCGCAGATACTGGCCGACGCCGCCCGTGTGCTGAAACGCGACGCCGACGCCACTCGCTATGCCGAGGAAGCGGCCGCTGTGAGGCAGGCGTTTCAAAAGCAGTATTTCGATGCCGAGGGCAAATTGCAGAATGCTCCCGAGACCCAGACCGCCTATGTGCTGGCGCTTGCCTTCAACTTGGTTCCTGCCGAAGCCAGGGAAAAAGCAGGTGCCAACCTCGCCCGTCTCGTGGGCGAAGCGGGAGATCATTTGCGCACGGGCTTTTTGGGCACTCCTTACCTCGCCAAGGTCTTGGACGACACAGGGCATGGCGACCTCGCCTATAAGCTGTTGTTTCAGGAAACGTACCCGTCGTGGTTCTATCCCATCAACCAAGGGGCAACGACCATGTGGGAGCGCTGGAACAGCTATACCAAAGATAAGGGCTTCGGCCCCGTGAGCATGAATTCCTTCAACCACTACGCCTACGGAGCCATCGGCCAATGGATGATGGAACGCGTCGCCGGTCTAACGGTCGATCCCGCAAATCCGGGCTTCAAACACTTTTTCGTCCGGCCTCTCATTGGAATGCAACTCGACTCAGCCCGCGCCGAACTCGACACACCCTACGGCAAAGCCTCCAGCGCCTGGACGAAGAAAAGCGGCAAAGTCGCCATGGACATCGTCGTTCCGCCCAACACCACCGCCACCATCGCATTCCCTGGTAATCGAGCGCCCGAGACTGTCGCGGCTGGAACTTACCACTACGAAGAAGACCTCAAATAA
- a CDS encoding phosphatase PAP2 family protein has translation MDFATKLETADVALGAKLASRRDEPAIKAAGEASQIGDQGPLYAISTALLLWGICTRNRRLSETGVTLLAAVAAADAGESLTKRLVKRTRPHVLLDEGRYESEEGGSPQKPEQSFPSGHMAGSVAFGRALSRSYPGAGAACGVASLAMGWSRVAKGAHWPLDVAAGMVVGLVAEVVTTSLLRGTNLLAPAKRTTFVEKLQEKFSRWW, from the coding sequence ATGGATTTTGCCACAAAACTTGAGACGGCGGATGTCGCGTTGGGAGCCAAGTTAGCCTCCCGTCGCGATGAACCTGCGATAAAAGCGGCAGGCGAGGCGAGCCAGATCGGGGATCAGGGTCCGCTCTATGCCATCTCCACCGCATTATTGCTCTGGGGAATCTGCACGAGGAATCGGCGGTTGAGCGAAACCGGAGTGACGCTGCTCGCAGCGGTGGCGGCTGCGGATGCGGGCGAAAGCCTCACAAAACGACTGGTGAAACGCACCCGCCCCCATGTCTTGCTGGACGAGGGCCGCTACGAAAGTGAAGAGGGGGGCTCACCGCAGAAGCCGGAACAATCATTTCCGTCGGGTCACATGGCGGGCAGCGTGGCATTTGGCCGCGCCTTGTCGCGCAGCTATCCGGGTGCGGGCGCGGCTTGCGGGGTGGCATCGCTCGCGATGGGCTGGAGCCGGGTGGCGAAAGGCGCGCACTGGCCGCTCGACGTGGCGGCGGGAATGGTCGTGGGACTCGTGGCCGAAGTGGTGACGACTAGTCTGCTACGCGGGACGAACCTGCTGGCACCAGCGAAACGCACCACCTTCGTTGAAAAGCTTCAGGAGAAATTCTCGCGGTGGTGGTGA